A region of Vigna radiata var. radiata cultivar VC1973A chromosome 10, Vradiata_ver6, whole genome shotgun sequence DNA encodes the following proteins:
- the LOC106774801 gene encoding probable mediator of RNA polymerase II transcription subunit 37c, protein MPLAKSTIDAGTIAGLNIIRIINEPTAAAIAYGLDRRINNCGKIFEVKATAGNTHLGGEDIDNRMVNYFLEKIKKEKKVDISGNPKALRRLRSACERAKRTLSHAVSARIEVDGLSNGIDFCSSITRARFEEINMELFKQCMETVDRCLADAKMDKRSMHDIVLVGGSSRIPKVQELLQDFFEGKDLCKSINPDEAVAYGAAVQAALLSVGIKNVPDVVLLDVIPLSLGINIKGDIMSVMIPRNTTIPVKRTHTYFTSADNVSSVRIKVYEGERTRSSDNNLLSSFNLSGFPKAPRGHPFDVCFAIDENGILSVSAKEETTGISNKIIITNDIERLPTEEINRMIQEAEVYKAKDMKFLRKAKTMNKIDDYAYKIKKALEKENYSSKVCSEDRKKISSAITKATELLDGGQQEEEIEVFEDHLEELINLFERFGGKSG, encoded by the exons TCTACCATAGATGCTGGAACCATTGCTGGCCTTAACATCATACGGATAATCAACGAACCAACTGCTGCAGCTATTGCATATGGTCTTGACAGAAGGATTAATAATTGT GGTAAGATCTTTGAAGTTAAGGCAACAGCGGGAAACACTCACCTTGGAGGAGAGGACATTGATAACAGAATGGTGAACTACTTTCTGGAGaaaataaagaaggaaaagaaagtggACATTAGTGGAAATCCTAAAGCATTAAGGAGGTTGAGAAGTGCCTGTGAGAGGGCCAAAAGGACACTGTCACATGCTGTCAGTGCCAGAATTGAGGTAGATGGTTTATCTAATGGCATTGACTTTTGTTCTTCNATCACTCGTGCAAGATTTGAGGAAATCAACATGGAGCTCTTTAAACAGTGTATGGAGACAGTAGATAGGTGTCTTGCTGATGCAAAAATGGACAAGAGAAGTATGCATGATATTGTTCTTGTTGGTGGGTCTTCTAGGATTCCCAAAGTGCAAGAATTATTGCAAGATTTCTTTGAGGGTAAGGATCTGTGCAAAAGCATAAACCCTGATGAAGCTGTAGCCTATGGTGCTGCTGTGCAGGCTGCTTTGTTGAGTGTAGGTATTAAGAATGTTCCTGACGTGGTGTTGCTGGATGTAATACCGTTATCACTTGGTATTAATATAAAGGGAGATATCATGAGTGTAATGATTCCAAGGAATACTACTATTCCTGTAAAGAGGACACATACATATTTTACTAGTGCAGATAACGTATCATCTGTTCGAATAAAGGTTTATGAGGGTGAGAGAACAAGATCCAGTGATAACAATTTGTTGAGCTCTTTCAATCTTTCTGGCTTTCCTAAAGCTCCTAGGGGCCATCCTTTTGATGTGTGCTTTGCCATAGATGAAAACGGTATACTATCTGTCTCTGCTAAGGAAGAAACAACTGGCATCAGCAATAAGATCATCATAACCAATGACATAGAACGATTGCCAACGGAAGAAATTAATAGAATGATTCAAGAAGCAGAGGTATACAAAGCTAAAGATATGAAATTCCTTAGGAAGGCCAAAACAATGAATAAAATTGATGACTATGCTTACAAGATAAAGAAAGCTTTGGAAAAAGAGAATTACAGTTCAAAAGTTTGCTCAGAAGACAGGAAAAAGATCAGTTCTGCAATAACTAAGGCCACAGAGTTACTTGATGGTGGTCAGCAGGAGGAGGAAATAGAAGTGTTTGAGGATCATCTGGAAGAGCTTATTAACCTCTTTGAACGTTTTGGTGGAAAGTCTGGTTAG